One window of the Lytechinus variegatus isolate NC3 chromosome 3, Lvar_3.0, whole genome shotgun sequence genome contains the following:
- the LOC121410568 gene encoding uncharacterized protein LOC121410568: protein MSDCLENADGSSLNVTVKMNRLQAFQSNLDRIWISCIVYPNENEEGGKSPNSIFCDLIAEAVDEFFSSRFSQPPHEVLTGLHSALRIIATSSHSFYEEDEQLTSVCKKIYIYCVEILLDKSWMSVQDESRASATKDFYKFFCCLWNWSQDRFLVLAILSQKPWGHEIMNQVLAGEENTDKPEVDRYLTLEGKYLLEHRLQVLIQEGNPLHALNLARACTDHPVLGQEPIFLETLYLLYFNLGLTQELESQVEDHPTLEDVMKVAERMSSYCPENATHIFRLIIKQLWFEDNHSSLLIRVSVGLWLDAELKVCSPRSDKFAEDLEGLSDLTNDPLHLYNLADIVYKKVGEPAIPPLVSLCLKALLVPSVSVSEDIIQAAQIDYGNAAVCLLLSEILKNDERIQRLCLLAAFFIAPSLDRLSALQNSYQDSKESNFPKLTSYQQHDLIRCMDFFIPVHVSLSEDWSSVSSTLTGYLRKSKVMCISLSKPFGDVRMLKFYDKSWHPVHEDFKPLGVVRVKEAFHSSVRCHENIVLLSCKHERQIEPKSKKKPLVETRSPQECPEPPNANPVLDAQTDQKWLPCYVLDLSQETLTEQEFIDEVSDEQVEDRAFSRESPASHSPEPLLEMPSVLPLGGTSDMFAHTGERTDMQEKSQELLENNDTVCVSIDKQSRSSDQESTLPMLSSVNERESELMFINEEEQLNPQQGVEYGRLHLNRNDHENVDDGMTLLNDELHVDSPIPVDRSDSSEAETLNYADEPKCISNSNESMSFVDEQDCSSNNLDEEDVSCYDDEEEEEEEGPLDLRKVKTVCIMNGKVEEIKDPNIISDEFENQDTLNLNANDVHPCCTQTEPLDLTKSVVQSALTDKAKVVLVKDKKAEELLLRRQSQDFKEEHDDSYFLRPPKERDKNDEIQMCSLSSDQGFDLRQRKSHMKTSVCSVKLTCFMKQRAKKQNPHNLQLWKFMVKERAKVQGDDESYHHEVDIDVKSPEESLTGFSGERVLHIENSSSEMQDEQDDVEDIQILHSETNRESGENWTDVFSENSIPWIDGQLEQDEGEKEPESPAWTAITSVNLDKSPEDVSCEDMTNIREHVTEEIPMLDYEPQPYPLNRLRNSELPILTPERGLDLTVLPTTEGSLQTCENAGIPLLLDCYEENPHVNVTTYQYVDNEQEEYQDIEYPQGLNDLPGSAFCEIVDQSSADHIETIEEAAFSNEIETLVYIPVEPLNFHQEVLPDRESVHCTCLQGKMEKMASKEDEHSNAKEWQCLHVIQEKRSEDITGSITNGIDIGLDMQDKSLDHIAHGEVCFKDTLEGHTDSRDDHVVVVSTGNKMGDDEREHVGALLDYSVASEERIEMNRQTESESSPVNEINLRSFAASSNLGENLVVDANLSLPELQGMSMERHRSDGQQDRNWVGITHLEEGKHVGIVTNDALSESTEYKTIANPSHQIAAQPFSVVEAKEVKSPLLILETKAKNDLLSSRKRKASQSRNVWSAFSTTQESPKIIDNSNALDTSAPVDLRDEKTQNGNDCIFITDDFELKKKSIIAGIKLRIMSQKDKPSVPESDSSTKTEHLVSSSKEDISRQHRKAQFKRSVCCVNIPCRMDGKNVKGNPFAQSEQWKCISKTLESKVDSVDNMRNADLEPNSLDETNTSLHESLSDPSATEGLSESKFPSGWSEFRIPWVDGQVSHENQPELDSQALLPLESETIPDHENIITDANDVSSDITGDPNVNITQPCLEMQGISMNYPGTKGADSSMQGITSVHLDQNGCVPCNDMRVVENQTEHKMVQKSLQLNEVQSNNVDEDAAVQVLSEEKTIYEQAAGGEKCDTHLSMVISDKSFSNSSCRDDDTPQPVDSCEKEICSDETTCQQVRREPSRSKDVISCKDDMDYSMETTDFRNENSCSEERETVLERKMGDVEDSRLPRKRHFKQSVSCISIPCNIDRNNATVSPRAEAWFRNIESRDDSKKCEYNAEDIIPDVDEVNAADCVNVPISDTFSTEAKGNASTYQMKGLYLEAPELSIQHLDTTTDSILLPGEDVTSIAKNVMRNVTAKSQEEDCDTESHSVENKESKFQTRIKEVEAKASTMLELTAIGESSDSAGNISQDIDNLCYSDKFYNGVEEKELTVHINKAFEITEKRNKETDRKVSDSITGIVDQNNEDQMKKLSGTKEKIICDQGSQVCSEAEVLYQSEGNVCAKNNQVVEQCNVVFNKDAVFIMGNGQSDQLDVDSERSVCDGIVDKHLQKCTNDFHVSTEECSALKEIASGSDIGQMDEIKTEKRCQKEKGEYSVSEIAKSHDDEDTVPGTGGQSSQFQEEVNPYNVHPGAKQTSETLLKQELEDIDFCRINAAEQSDVKEQNGENSGALGVEEKPSFKTSVHNSDHHIGRDLKSELNVFEPVRRNTDVTINEQEPIGKVAEKCKRPCKKFISGNCKNELSNNSPLFKKRDAMYGLTYSKTKSSAGQTRSQSPSIQYFNSKKTGKESSKVDIQVCPNTSYKFISKKSMKRSCRQQPCDKDKRINKLLPIRRFASRKAGTETPPHRESSSKCPVQVSNKFISKKPCEAASKQVMCDRVTRNTVKTSNAPVRQTVKQSSLDSHACNKLSHLPLPLKSTANEGRSSTLRMSVKSSSCKPQKRSCSETSPPPKVMKLSSTRPTLVTSTKNPTQKHSSTSRKSVRQVSKKACLASCGVTTRKRMKMEGNKKRK, encoded by the exons GCAGTAGATGAATTCTTCAGCAGTCGTTTCAGCCAACCTCCACACGAAGTACTAACCGGTTTGCATAGTGCCCTGAGGATCATTGCTACTTCTTCTCACAGCTTTTATGAGGAAGATGAGCAACTCACTAGTGTCTGTAAGAAGATATATAT CTACTGTGTAGAGATACTTCTTGACAAATCATGGATGAGTGTGCAAGATGAAAGCAGGGCATCAGCAACCAAAGACTTTTATAAATTCTTCTGCTGTCTTTGGAACTGGTCTCAAGATCGGTTCCTGGTTTTGGCCATTCTTAGCCAGAAGCCATGGGGCCACGAGATAATGAATCAGGTGCTTGCAGGAGAGGAAAATACAGACAAGCCAGAAg TTGATAGATACCTGACCTTAGAAGGAAAGTACCTCCTTGAACATCGTCTGCAAGTCCTGATCCAGGAAGGCAACCCTCTGCATGCCTTGAACTTGGCCAGAGCCTGCACTGATCACCCTGTTTTAGGACAAGAACCCATCTTCCTAGAGACTCTCTATCTACTCTACTTCAATCTTGGTCTGACCCAAGAACTTGAGTCACAG GTTGAAGATCATCCAACACTGGAAGATGTCATGAAAGTAGCAGAAAGAATGAGCAGTTACTGTCCAGAAAATGCAACACATATATTCAGATTAATCATAAAACAGCTTTGGTTTGAAGATAATCATAGCAGTCTTCTGATCAGAGTATCTGTAGGTTTGTGGCTTGATGCGGAGTTGAAGGTTTGCTCACCGCGATCTGATAAGTTTGCTGAAGACCTAGAAGGCCTCTCAGATCTGACAAATGATCCCCTCCATTTATACAACCTTGCTGACATAGTGTACAAGAAG GTTGGTGAACCTGCCATTCCACCCCTGGTTTCCCTTTGTCTCAAGGCTTTGCTGGTACCAAGTGTCTCCGTTTCTGAGGACATCATCCAAGCAGCACAGATAGATTATGGAAATGCAGCTGTCTGTCTGCTGTTGTCTGagattttgaaaaatgatgaGAGGATACAGCGGCTGTGCCTCCTTGCTGCATTTTTCATTGCTCCTTCACTTGATAGACTATCTGCTCTTCAGAACAGTTACCAAGACTCAAAGGAATCAAATTTTCCAAAACTAACCTCCTACCAACAGCATGATCTTATCAGGTGCATGGACTTCTTCATACCTGTGCATGTATCGTTATCTGAAGATTGGTCATCAGTTTCAAGCACCTTAACAGGATATCTTCGGAAGAGCAAGGTAATGTGCATCTCATTGAGCAAACCATTTGGTGATGTGAGAATGCTGAAGTTTTATGATAAATCTTGGCATCCTGTTCATGAAGACTTCAAGCCATTAGGGGTGGTGAGGGTAAAGGAGGCATTCCATTCTTCAGTAAGATGCCATGAAAACATAGTGCTCTTGTCCTGCAAGCATGAACGCCAAATTGAACCCAAATCAAAGAAGAAGCCTCTTGTTGAAACAAGGAGTCCGCAAGAATGTCCAGAACCTCCAAACGCTAATCCTGTGTTGGATGCTCAAACTGATCAGAAATGGTTACCCTGCTATGTGTTGGATCTCTCGCAAGAAACTTTAACAGAACAGGAATTCATTGATGAGGTCAGTGATGAACAAGTGGAAGATAGGGCTTTTAGCAGAGAATCACCTGCCTCACATAGTCCTGAACCACTGCTCGAAATGCCATCAGTATTACCACTGGGAGGAACATCAGATATGTTTGCTCATACCGGAGAAAGGACGGATATGCAAGAAAAGTcacaagaattattggaaaataaTGACACAGTGTGTGTTTCAATAGATAAACAGTCCAGATCATCTGATCAAGAATCAACACTTCCAATGCTATCAAGTGTCAATGAAAGAGAAAGTGAATTGATGTTTATAAATGAGGAGGAACAACTGAACCCCCAACAGGGAGTAGAATATGGGAGATTGCATTTGAACAGAAATGaccatgaaaatgttgatgatggtaTGACATTGCTTAATGATGAACTTCATGTAGATAGCCCCATACCTGTTGATAGAAGTGATAGCAGTGAGGCAGAGACTTTGAATTATGCAGATGAACCAAAGTGCATTTCTAATAGCAATGAGTCTATGAGTTTTGTTGATGAACAGGATTGTAGTTCTAATAATTTAGATGAGGAAGATGTATCATGctatgatgatgaggaggaggaggaggaggaaggtcCCCTAGATTTGAGGAAAGTAAAAACAGTTTGTATAATGAATGGAAAAGTGGAAGAAATCAAAGATCCAAACATAATTTCTGATGAATTTGAGAACCAAGACACATTGAATTTGAATGCCAATGATGTACATCCATGTTGTACACAGACAGAACCATTGGACCTTACCAAATCTGTAGTTCAAAGTGCTCTTACTGATAAAGCTAAGGTTGTTCttgtgaaagataagaaagCTGAAGAACTGTTGTTAAGGAGACAGTCACAGGATTTCAAAGAAGAGCATGATGATTCTTATTTCTTAAGACCACCAAAAGAAAGGGACAAGAATGATGAAATTCAAATGTGTAGTTTGTCATCAGATCAAGGGTTTGACCTCAGACAAAGAAAATCACATATGAAGACTTCTGTGTGTAGTGTAAAGCTGacatgtttcatgaaacaaagagCCAAGAAACAGAATCCACATAATCTACAGTTATGGAAATTCATGGTTAAAGAGAGAGCCAAGGTTCAAGGAGATGATGAGAGCTATCATCATGAAGTAGATATAGATGTAAAGTCACCAGAAGAAAGTCTGACTGGTTTCTCAGGTGAAAGAGTGCTCCATATTGAAAATTCCTCATCTGAAATGCAGGATGAACAAGATGATGTGGAGGACATACAGATTCTTCATTCAGAAACGAATAGAGAATCAGGAGAAAACTGGACAGATGTGTTCAGTGAGAACAGCATCCCATGGATAGATGGACAGTTAGAACAAgatgaaggagaaaaagagcCAGAAAGTCCAGCCTGGACTGCAATAACAAGTGTCAATCTAGACAAATCTCCAGAGGATGTTTCATGTGAAGACATGACTAATATCAGAGAGCATGTTACAGAAGAAATACCTATGCTGGATTATGAACCTCAACCTTATCCTTTGAATAGGTTAAGAAATTCAGAGTTGCCAATCTTGACCCCAGAACGTGGACTTGATTTAACAGTGTTACCTACAACAGAGGGCTCTTTGCAGACCTGTGAAAATGCAGGCATTCCTTTACTTCTTGATTGCTATGAGGAAAATCCCCATGTAAATGTGACCACTTACCAGTATGTTGACAATGAGCAAGAAGAATATCAAGATATTGAATACCCTCAAGGTTTAAATGATCTTCCTGGGAGTGCCTTTTGTGAgattgttgatcaaagttctgCAGATCACATAGAAACAATAGAAGAAGCAGCATTTAGCAATGAGATAGAAACTTTGGTTTATATACCAGTTGAACCGCTCAATTTCCATCAGGAAGTGCTGCCTGATAGGGAATCTGTTCATTGCACATGTCTTCAAGGGAAAATGGAGAAGATGGCTTCCAAAGAAGATGAACATTCTAATGCCAAAGAATGGCAATGCTTACATGTGATTCAAGAGAAAAGAAGTGAAGATATTACAGGGAGTATTACAAATGGTATAGACATTGGCCTTGATATGCAGGACAAATCATTAGATCACATAGCACACGGTGAAGTCTGTTTCAAGGATACCCTTGAAGGTCACACAGATAGTCGGGATGACCACGTCGTCGTAGTGAGTACAGGAAACAAGATGGGAGATGATGAAAGAGAACATGTTGGTGCATTGTTAGACTATTCAGTTGCTTCAGAAGAGCGGATAGAGATGAATAGACAGACAGAGAGTGAATCAAGCCCAGTTAATGAGATTAACTTGAGATCATTTGCTGCTTCATCAAATCTAGGAGAAAATTTAGTTGTAGATGCCAACTTGTCACTTCCTGAATTACAAGGGATGTCCATGGAGAGACATCGCAGTGACGGGCAACAAGATCGTAATTGGGTGGGGATAACTCATCTTGAGGAAGGTAAACATGTAGGCATTGTGACTAATGATGCATTGTCAGAATCAACAGAGTACAAGACCATTGCTAATCCTTCACATCAAATTGCAGCACAACCGTTTTCTGTGGTTGAAGCTAAAGAAGTTAAATCGCCATTGCTGATACTTGAAACTAAAGCCAAAAATGATTTGTTGTCATCAAGGAAAAGAAAAGCTAgtcaaagtagaaatgtctgGTCTGCATTTTCTACTACACAGGAGTCTCCAAAGATAATAGATAATTCAAACGCTCTTGATACATCAGCTCCTGTAGATCTCAGAGatgaaaaaacacaaaatggTAATGACTGCATATTCATCACAGATGACTTTGAGCTTAAGAAGAAGTCCATCATTGCTGGAATCAAACTTCGGATTATGAGTCAGAAGGATAAACCTTCAGTGCCAGAGAGTGATTCAAGTACAAAAACAGAACATTTGGTTTCTTCCTCAAAGGAAGACATCTCTCGTCAACACAGAAAGGCTCAATTTAAGAGGTCAGTCTGTTGTGTCAACATTCCATGTAGAATggatggaaaaaatgtcaaaggtAATCCATTTGCTCAATCCGAACAATGGAAATGCATATCAAAGACTTTGGAAAGCAAAGTGGATTCAGTGGATAACATGCGTAATGCAGACCTTGAGCCTAACTCTCTTGATGAAACTAATACATCATTGCATGAGAGCTTATCAGACCCAAGTGCAACTGAAGGACTATCAGAAAGTAAGTTTCCTAGTGGATGGAGTGAATTTAGAATCCCATGGGTAGATGGACAAGTTTCTCATGAAAATCAACCAGAATTAGACAGTCAAGCTTTACTTCCTTTGGAAAGTGAAACAATACCAGATCATGAGAATATCATCACAGATGCAAATGATGTTTCATCAGATATTACAGGAGATCCTAATGTAAATATAACCCAGCCATGTTTGGAAATGCAAGGGATATCTATGAATTATCCAGGTACAAAGGGTGCAGATTCAAGCATGCAAGGGATTACAAGTGTCCATCTGGATCAAAATGGGTGTGTTCCCTGTAATGACATGAGAGTAGTAGAAAATCAAACAGAACACAAAATGGTACAGAAGTCCTTACAACTCAATGAAGTACAATCCAACAATGTGGATGAAGATGCAGCAGTCCAGGTTTTGAGTGAGGAAAAGACAATCTATGAACAAGCTGCAGGAGGAGAAAAATGTGATACACATCTGAGCATGGTGATCAGTGACAAGTCATTTAGTAACTCTTCATGCAGAGATGATGACACCCCTCAACCAGTGGATTCTTGTGAAAAAGAGATTTGTAGTGATGAAACAACTTGCCAGCAGGTAAGACGTGAGCCTTCTAGGAGTAAAGACGTGATCTCTTGCAAAGATGATATGGATTATTCAATGGAAACCACTGATTTCAGAAATGAAAATTCCTGCTCTGAAGAGAGGGAAACAGTCCTAGAAAGAAAGATGGGAGATGTGGAAGACAGTCGCCTACCAAGAAAGAGACACTTCAAGCAGTCTGTTTCCTGTATCAGTATCCCTTGTAACATAGATAGAAATAATGCCACAGTGAGTCCTCGAGCTGAAGCATGGTTCAGAAATATAGAAAGCAGAGATGATTCAAAGAAGTGTGAATACAATGCAGAAGACATCATTCCTGATGTAGATGAAGTTAATGCAGCTGATTGCGTCAATGTGCCAATAAGTGATACATTTTCAACTGAAGCCAAGGGAAATGCTTCAACCTACCAGATGAAAGGGCTATATCTTGAAGCACCTGAGTTATCAATTCAACATCTCGATACCACAACAGATAGTATTTTGTTGCCAGGAGAAGATGTAACCAGCATAGCAAAAAATGTTATGAGAAATGTGACAGCTAAATCCCAGGAGGAAGATTGCGACACTGAAAGCCACTCTGTTGAAAACAAGGAGTCAAAGTTTCAAACTCGGATCAAAGAAGTTGAAGCAAAAGCCAGTACAATGTTAGAGTTAACAGCGATTGGAGAAAGTAGTGATAGTGCAGGAAATATCTCTCAAGATATTGACAACTTATGTTATTCTGATAAATTCTATAATGGTGTAGAGGAAAAGGAGTTGACTGTTCACATCAACAAAGCATTTGAAATTACAGAGAAGAGAAACAAGGAAACAGATAGAAAAGTTAGCGATTCAATTACAGGAATTGTTGATCAGAATAATGAAGATCAAATGAAGAAACTTTCAGgaacaaaagagaaaatcatCTGTGATCAGGGGTCCCAAGTTTGTTCCGAAGCAGAAGTTCTTTATCAATCTGAAGGAAATGTGTGTGCCAAAAATAACCAAGTTGTTGAGCAGTGTAATGTTGTCTTTAACAAGGATGCTGTGTTCATAATGGGGAATGGCCAGAGTGACCAGTTGGATGTTGACTCTGAGAGAAGTGTATGTGATGGAATTGTTGATAAACATCTACAAAAATGCACAAATGACTTTCATGTATCCACTGAGGAATGCTCTGCTCTTAAAGAGATTGCATCTGGTAGTGACATAGGGCAAATGGATGAAATTAAAACTGAGAAACGGTGCCAAAAAGAGAAAGGTGAATATTCAGTTAGTGAAATTGCCAAGTcacatgatgatgaagatacaGTGCCAGGTACAGGTGGACAATCCTCTCAGTTTCAAGAGGAAGTGAATCCATATAATGTGCATCCAGGTGCCAAGCAGACAAGTGAGACACTTCTGAAACAAGAATTAGAAGACATTGATTTTTGCCGAATAAATGCAGCAGAACAGTCAGATGTGAAGGAGCAGAATGGAGAAAATAGTGGAGCTCTTGGAGTTGAGGAAAAACCAAGTTTCAAAACATCAGTCCACAACTCTGACCATCACATAGGGAGGGATCTGAAAAGTGAATTGAATGTGTTTGAACCAGTAAGACGAAATACAGATGTAACGATCAATGAACAAGAACCTATTGGGAAGGTAGCAGAAAAATGTAAGAGACCTTGCAAAAAATTTATCTCaggaaattgtaaaaatgagTTATCAAATAACTCACCATTGTTTAAGAAGAGAGATGCCATGTATGGTTTGACATATAGTAAGACAAAATCATCTGCTGGCCAGACTAGAAGTCAGTCACcatccatacaatatttcaattccaAGAAAACAGGAAAGGAATCCTCAAAAGTGGACATTCAGGTGTGTCCAAACACCTCCTATAAATTCATctcaaagaaatcaatgaaacgATCTTGTAGACAACAACCTTGTGATAAAGACAAAAGAATAAACAAACTACTTCCCATCAGACGCTTTGCATCGAGGAAAGCTGGTACAGAAACTCCACCTCATAGAGAGTCATCAAGTAAATGTCCTGTACAGGTTTCCAACAAATTCATCTCAAAGAAACCATGTGAAGCTGCTTCAAAGCAGGTGATGTGTGACAGGGTTACTCGGAATACAGTTAAAACCTCAAATGCGCCAGTACGTCAAACTGTGAAACAGTCAAGCTTAGATTCACATGCATGCAACAAACTATCTCACCTACCTCTTCCATTAAAATCAACAGCAAACGAGGGAAGATCCTCTACTTTGAGAATGTCTGTAAAGTCTTCCTCCTGTAAACCCCAGAAACGTTCATGCTCTGAAACTTCTCCCCCACCGAAAGTCATGAAACTCTCTTCCACTCGTCCTACACTTGTAACTTCAACCAAAAATCCTACACAAAAGCATTCATCCACTTCTAGGAAGTCAGTAAGGCAGGTGTCAAAAAAAGCCTGCTTAGCATCATGTGGTGTGACTACCAGAAAACGGATGAAAATGGAGGGCAACAAAAAGAGGAAATGA